The genomic interval GCACCGAATTCGCCGCCATGAGCGACGAAGAGCTGCTCGGTCGCGTACAGGCGCTCAAGATCATGTCGCGCGCCCGGCCGCTCGACAAGCAGCGGCTTGTCCGCCTGCTTCAGCAGCGGGGCGAGGTCGTGGCCGTGACGGGCGACGGGACGAACGACGCTCCGGCGCTGAATTTCGCACAGGTCGGCCTGTCCATGGGCTCGGGCACGTCGGTTGCGAAGGAGGCGAGCGACATCACGCTGATGGACGACTCGTTCAGCAGCATCGCGACGGCCGTCATGTGGGGCCGCTCGCTGTACAAGAACATTCAGCGCTTCGTCCTGTTCCAGCTGACGATCAACTTCGTCGCAATCGTCATCGTGCTGCTCGGATCGATCTTCGGCAGCCAGCTGCCGCTGACCGTCACGCAGATGCTGTGGGTCAACCTGATCATGGACACGTTCGCCGCGCTGGCGCTGGCTTCGCTGCCGCCGAGCCGCAGCGTCATGCGCGAAAAGCCGCGCAAGAACAGCGATTTCATCATCACGCGACCGATGATACGCTCCATTGTGGGCGTGGGCATCGTATTCGTCGCCGCGCTTCTGGGCATGCTCGCCTGGTTCGGGCAAGGCATTACGCCGTACGAGCTCTCGGTATTCTTCACCGTCTTCGTCATGCTGCAATTTTGGAACATGTTCAACGCCAAAGGCTTCGGGAGCCGATCGACCGTATGCACCCATATGAAGGGATGCTCGGCCTTCTACGGAGTGTTGCTGCTGATCCTCGTCGGACAGATCGCGATCGTCACTTGGGGCGGCGAAGTATTCCGCACGGTTCCGATTACGCTGCGCGACTGGGCGATCATCGTCGGGGGAACCTCGCTCGTCATGTGGGCCGGCGAGCTGTCGCGCTGGATCAAGCGCCGACAACGCGCCTGATCCCGAGGGGCGCCGTCCTTTCCCGGCCCTCCGATCGTCGCCCGCATGCCGGTCCGATCGGAGGGCCGGCGCTTTTCCCGCAAAGCGGTACGCCGGCATTCAAGGAAAGAGACGGCGACACATCGGCCGACCATTTTGTCCATGTTTCTAATCCATGAAAAGCGCCGGAAACGAGCGAAAAAACGGGACAAAATCATGAAACGTATTGATAAGACAACCGACCGAAAGGTTTTACTGCAAATAATCTCTGTCAATATATTCCGATGAACATTTTTTTACTATATTTGTTTCAGAAGAATGTTATTTACCTGACAATAAGGTAGGAATACGGGCATTTATTTCCGGGAACCGCTTCTCTCGGTGCGAAGCGATAACGGTTTTTGTCCGTTACCGGCATGGGCCTGTCGATTATGATCGCCGTTTATTTCAACAGGAATAAACAGGGACAAGAATCGGGGTCCATGTCTTCTTTATCTGTCCGCATTTCAGAAGGGGGAATACAAGGCATATGGTCCTCCAAAAAGACATTCTCTCCGGAAAAACGACCCGGCGCGGAACGCCGTCGCCCGAAAGCGGGCCCTGCCCGGAAACGGAGGATTCCGCCATACGTCCTATCCCGTCAGGGCCGGATATTGGCCGCCTTGCGATAGGCCGAAATAGCGACCTTCTCGTTAAAGTGAGCCGTGATGACGTTCGTATAAGCTTGAATCCACGATATCTGGGAAGAGATCACATCGAGGACGGCCAACTGTCCTTCATTGTAGCTGAACGTATTGAGCGACAGGTTTTCGCCGGCGACGTCCAGGTTGGCCTGCGCGATCTCGATCTGAATAGCCGCCTCGGTGATGTTGGTCCATGCCGACGAGATAGCCAGCGTCAGGTCGTCGACCTTCTGTCGCTCGGCATACTGGGCCGAGCGGAAAGCGGCCTGCGACACCGCCACCGCCCGACGACGCTCCCCCCAATGGAAAATCGGGACGCTCAGCCGGAGAAAGGTCAGCCCGTCCACCTCGGTCTCTCCATTGAAATTAGGCGACAGGCTGTTCCAGACGCCCTGCACGCCGGCCGACAGACGGGGCATGAAGCGAGCCGAAGCCAGCTTGACGCCGTAGCGCTCGTATTCGATCCGGCGCGAGGCGATCAGGTAGTCGGGATGCTCTCCGAGCGCCCTCTCCAGATCGACCGGCTGGGGCAGCGGGCTCGGCTCCGTGATCGAATCGGCGATGCGCCGGGGCATGTCCGGCTCGACGCCCGACAGAACGTTGAAGTTCTGCAATGCCACCCGGTAGAGATTCTCGACCTGAATCCGGTAGAACTCGGCGCTTCGGAGCCGCGTCCGGATCATCAGCAGATCGTTCTTGGCCACATACCCGTCCTCGAAGCGCGTGCGAA from Alistipes ihumii AP11 carries:
- a CDS encoding TolC family protein gives rise to the protein MKTFVMLLTATCCIGPCLRAQTTVTLQDYRRQVLEYSYRLKQAAENAEAAYQSARGLHTGFLPQLSADGDFSIHFKNRYGTQDGQEKLLRPYSFSLQPAVVQQIYGGGSVRNGYRQALVGYDMATLEQQLTELDVTYLAEYNYWNLASNAALLEATVRYEQIVRTMYDVIRTRFEDGYVAKNDLLMIRTRLRSAEFYRIQVENLYRVALQNFNVLSGVEPDMPRRIADSITEPSPLPQPVDLERALGEHPDYLIASRRIEYERYGVKLASARFMPRLSAGVQGVWNSLSPNFNGETEVDGLTFLRLSVPIFHWGERRRAVAVSQAAFRSAQYAERQKVDDLTLAISSAWTNITEAAIQIEIAQANLDVAGENLSLNTFSYNEGQLAVLDVISSQISWIQAYTNVITAHFNEKVAISAYRKAANIRP